A stretch of Amblyraja radiata isolate CabotCenter1 chromosome 6, sAmbRad1.1.pri, whole genome shotgun sequence DNA encodes these proteins:
- the LOC116974734 gene encoding probable uridine nucleosidase 1, translating into MMQQTKTMTGVHSLGAQQSKKLLILDVDVGIDDSQALMMALTAPNVHILAITCTHGNSGIENVCTNVLSVLKQCNRMEIPVYRGAGTSLLGVLHPNAASHGKKGVVDAPHPDAKCVEHIHAEHAVNAMARIVNEHPGQITLVALGPMTNVALAAKMHPTFPSKLKSVYIMGEYFEAQDNVRVCGAFNFFTDPEAASIVLSHFTCPINITTLEFCLRHRQPMVTTGGQQVTQESEKAQSMKKVTAQTADSAQQVQSTKMLQFGSGIVSYDSYTMAAAIDDSMVKERAQYGVCVELHGSLTRGMLVVDTLNILKLPHKATVFVECDMEKYKMLQIKAQQ; encoded by the exons ATGATGCAGCAAACGAAGACAATGACAG GTGTCCACTCTTTAGGCGCTCAACAGAGCAAGAAGCTGTTGATCTTGGATGTTGATGTTGGGATAGATGATTCCCAGGCACTGATGATGGCTCTGACAGCTCCCAACGTGCACATCCTGGCAATAACCTGCACTCACGGTAACTCGGGCATAGAGAACGTGTGCACGAACGTGCTGAGCGTGCTGAAACAGTGTAACAGGATGGAG ATCCCTGTCTACCGTGGAGCAGGCACCTCTCTCCTGGGTGTACTCCATCCCAATGCCGCTTCCCATGGGAAGAAAGGGGtggtcgatgctccccatcccgaTGCTAAGTGCGTGGAACATATACATGCCGAACACGCGGTGAATGCCATGGCACGGATAGTTAATGAGCACCCCGGGCAG ATCACACTTGTTGCGCTTGGACCCATGACCAACGTGGCCCTGGCTGCCAAGATGCACCCCACCTTTCCTTCAAAGCTGAAGAGTGTGTACATCATGGGTGAATACTTTGAAG CTCAAGATAATGTGAGAGTCTGCGGTGCGTtcaactttttcacagacccaGAAGCAGCTTCCATTGTGCTGAGCCACTTCACTTGTCCCATTAACATCACCACCTTGGAGTTCTGCCTCCGCCATCGTCAGCCCATG GTGACAACAGGTGGACAGCAGGTGACTCAAGAAAGCGAAAAGGCTCAGTCGATGAAGAAGGTGACTGCACaaactgcagactccgcccagcaaGTCCAAAGTACCAAGATGTTGCAATTTGGAAGTGGCATTGTGTCCTATGATTCGTACACAATGGCTGCTGCCATCGATGACTCGATGGTGAAGGAGCGCGCCCAGTACGGGGTGTGTGTGGAGTTGCACGGTTCACTGaccaggggcatgttggtcgtggacACCCTCAACATCCTGAAGCTTCCACACAAAGCCACCGTCTTCGTGGAATGTGACATGGAAAAGTATAAGATGCTGCAGATTAAGGCCCAGCAATAA